Within the Gemmatimonadaceae bacterium genome, the region CTGAGGCTTGATCTGCGACTCTGCCAGCGCCGCTTTGAACCGCGCAACGCGCTCCGGCTTGATGTTCGACTTGTCCCCGTAGAATTTCGGGATCGCCGTAAAGAGCTGCATCGCCGTCATGCCGGCGTTCGCCGCCCGCCTGACGGCCATGTGGATGCCGCCGTTTTCTATCGTGTGGGCCCCGAGGAGCTTTGACATACTGCGTGGCCGGAGCAGGAAGTGTGCTTGCTAAAATGCAAACGGGGACCGGCTCACCCCGAGCCGGCCCCCGCTTTTATCGGTGCGGAAGTCCTATCTGAACAGCAATCCGACCGAGATTGGAATGAACATCGTGTTCGAGTCGTCCGCGATGGTGTCGTCACTGTCGAAGATCATGTGCCACCTAGCTTCTATTATCGACGTGAAGCCGCTCAGCGGAACCTGGACCCCGGCGCCGATGTTGATACCGCCTTTGTTCTCTGACTCAAAACCGCCGCAATCGCTGCAGCCCACCCGATACAACCCGCCCCCGCCGATGATGTACGGCCGCACGGTTGCCGGCTCGGTCATCGGGAACCTGAAAACCCCGTTAACCGTTGCGGTGAGAATATTGAAATCCACATCCTCGCCGACATCCTGCTCGCTGCCGAAACTGTGGTAGACTACCTCGCCCCGAATCCCGAGAGGAAAATAGGGTCCGTTCCACTCGACCAGACCTCCCGCATGCCACCCCATTTTGACAGCGTCGCCGAAGTCTCCCAGCGGAACTGACGCACCGGCGACAACTCCGAATGCGATGGGATTCCCCTGTGCC harbors:
- a CDS encoding outer membrane beta-barrel protein produces the protein MTRTSKWRGWSFVGAAALASTLALSPLQAQGNPIAFGVVAGASVPLGDFGDAVKMGWHAGGLVEWNGPYFPLGIRGEVVYHSFGSEQDVGEDVDFNILTATVNGVFRFPMTEPATVRPYIIGGGGLYRVGCSDCGGFESENKGGINIGAGVQVPLSGFTSIIEARWHMIFDSDDTIADDSNTMFIPISVGLLFR